From Ancylobacter pratisalsi, one genomic window encodes:
- a CDS encoding ABC transporter ATP-binding protein has product MPSSSQSTSATAAPAICLDKVELSLGAGAARVHILKGVSLNIGQGEAVGLVGPSGSGKSSLLMVLAGLEQANAGTVAVAGEMLTGLDEDALARFRGRNVGIVFQAFHLIPTMTAVENVAVPLELAGRADAFERAAAELAAVGLGHRLDHYPAQLSGGEQQRVAVARALAPEPRILVADEPTGNLDEDTGRQIMDLLFAAQARRGATLVIVTHDPTLASRCNRTVRLRSGEIVSEELLAQAGTPA; this is encoded by the coding sequence ATGCCGTCCAGCTCCCAATCCACTTCCGCCACCGCCGCCCCGGCCATCTGCCTCGACAAGGTTGAACTCTCCCTCGGCGCGGGCGCCGCGCGGGTTCACATCCTCAAGGGTGTGTCGCTCAATATAGGTCAGGGTGAGGCGGTCGGCCTCGTGGGCCCGTCCGGATCGGGAAAATCGAGCCTGCTCATGGTGCTCGCCGGGCTGGAACAGGCCAATGCCGGCACCGTGGCGGTCGCCGGGGAAATGCTGACCGGGCTGGACGAAGACGCCCTGGCGCGTTTTCGCGGCCGCAATGTCGGCATCGTGTTTCAGGCCTTCCACCTCATCCCGACCATGACCGCGGTGGAGAACGTCGCCGTCCCGCTGGAACTGGCCGGGCGCGCTGACGCGTTCGAGCGCGCGGCGGCGGAACTGGCTGCGGTCGGCCTCGGCCACCGGCTCGATCATTACCCGGCCCAGCTTTCCGGCGGCGAGCAGCAGCGCGTGGCGGTGGCGCGGGCCCTGGCGCCCGAGCCGCGCATTCTCGTCGCCGACGAGCCGACCGGCAATCTCGACGAGGACACGGGCAGGCAGATCATGGACCTGCTCTTCGCCGCCCAGGCCCGGCGCGGTGCGACGCTGGTGATCGTCACCCACGATCCCACGCTTGCCAGCCGCTGCAACCGCACCGTCCGGCTGCGCTCCGGCGAGATCGTAAGCGAAGAACTGTTGGCCCAGGCAGGAACGCCGGCATGA
- a CDS encoding arylesterase, translating to MLGLFATLALAGLIAPGAAHAAPLRLVAFGDSLTAGYGLPANQAFPAQLQAALKAKGHDVVIENAGVSGDTSSAGLARIDWSIPEGTDGVILELGANDALRGIDPSITETSLSGMLARLKERGIPVLLAGMVAPPNLGRDYAERFNPIYPRLARQYDVPLYPFFLDGVAGQAGLNQADSVHPTGEGVKEIVARMLPVVEAWLATLQAGKQG from the coding sequence GTGTTGGGCCTGTTTGCCACCCTCGCTCTCGCCGGATTGATCGCGCCGGGGGCCGCGCACGCCGCGCCGCTGCGGCTGGTGGCGTTCGGCGACAGCCTGACGGCGGGCTACGGGCTGCCGGCGAATCAGGCCTTCCCCGCCCAGCTGCAGGCCGCGCTGAAGGCGAAGGGGCACGATGTCGTGATCGAGAATGCCGGCGTGTCGGGCGACACTTCGAGTGCCGGCCTTGCCCGCATCGACTGGTCGATACCGGAGGGCACCGACGGGGTGATCCTCGAACTTGGCGCCAATGACGCGCTGCGCGGCATCGACCCGTCCATCACCGAGACGTCGCTTTCCGGCATGCTGGCGCGGCTGAAGGAGCGCGGCATACCGGTGCTGCTGGCGGGCATGGTGGCGCCGCCCAATCTGGGCCGGGACTATGCGGAGCGCTTCAACCCGATCTATCCCCGGCTTGCCAGGCAATATGACGTGCCGCTCTACCCGTTCTTCCTCGACGGTGTCGCCGGGCAGGCCGGGCTCAACCAGGCCGACTCGGTCCACCCCACGGGGGAGGGCGTGAAGGAGATCGTCGCGCGCATGCTGCCGGTGGTGGAGGCGTGGCTCGCCACGCTTCAAGCCGGCAAGCAGGGCTGA
- a CDS encoding NADP(H)-dependent aldo-keto reductase: MQYRPLGRTGLEVSAICLGTMTYGQQNTEAEGHAQLDYALDQGINFIDTAELYSIPPKAETQGSTERIIGTWLKARGNRDKVILATKAVGLSTMTWFRKDGSPARPDRRQIREAIEGSLHRLQTDYIDLYQLHWPGRPIAQFGSSPSRWVSAEGEETPIAETLDAFAELVKEGKVRHIGLSNESPWGTMRFLMEAERTGAPRIASVQNAYNLLNRTYETGLAEISLREDVGLLAYSPLGQGYLSGKYQNGARPAGSRTALFERGQRYETPGCEEAIADYLAIAREAGLDPSQMAIAFCLSREFMASVIIGATTMEQLKTDIAAIDVTLTPELEAKIDAVHQLRGNPAP; the protein is encoded by the coding sequence ATGCAATATCGCCCGCTGGGCCGTACGGGCCTTGAGGTCAGCGCCATTTGTCTGGGCACCATGACCTATGGCCAGCAGAACACCGAGGCCGAGGGTCATGCCCAGCTCGACTACGCGCTCGACCAAGGCATCAACTTCATCGACACCGCCGAACTCTACTCGATCCCGCCCAAGGCCGAGACGCAGGGCTCGACCGAGCGAATCATCGGCACCTGGCTGAAGGCACGCGGCAATCGCGACAAGGTGATCCTCGCCACCAAGGCGGTCGGACTCTCGACGATGACCTGGTTCCGCAAGGACGGCTCGCCCGCGCGCCCGGACCGCCGCCAGATCCGCGAGGCGATCGAGGGCAGCCTGCATCGGCTTCAGACCGATTATATCGACCTCTACCAGCTGCACTGGCCGGGTCGGCCCATCGCGCAGTTCGGCTCCAGCCCGTCGCGCTGGGTCTCCGCCGAGGGCGAGGAGACCCCGATCGCCGAGACGCTCGACGCCTTCGCCGAGCTGGTGAAGGAAGGCAAGGTGCGCCATATCGGCCTCTCCAACGAGAGCCCGTGGGGCACGATGCGTTTCCTCATGGAGGCCGAGCGCACCGGCGCCCCCCGCATCGCCTCGGTGCAGAACGCCTACAACCTGCTGAACCGGACCTATGAGACCGGGCTTGCCGAGATCAGCCTGCGCGAGGATGTGGGCCTGCTGGCCTATTCCCCGCTCGGGCAGGGTTACCTCTCGGGCAAGTACCAGAACGGCGCCCGTCCGGCCGGCAGCCGCACCGCGCTGTTCGAGCGTGGTCAGCGCTACGAGACGCCGGGCTGCGAGGAGGCAATCGCGGACTATCTCGCTATCGCCCGCGAAGCCGGGCTCGATCCCTCGCAGATGGCGATCGCCTTCTGCCTGTCGCGGGAATTCATGGCGTCGGTGATCATCGGTGCGACGACGATGGAGCAGCTCAAGACCGATATCGCCGCCATCGACG